Sequence from the Burkholderia stabilis genome:
AGTTCGACCAGAGCGCGCTGTTCAAGAAAGTCTACGAAGAAGAATTCGGCACGTTCGGCGGCTCGCCGTTCGGTGCGTTGATCGGCGATTACGAGATCTCGCGCCAGCCGGAAGACATGTACTTCATCGAGCAGATGTCGCACGTCGCGGCGGCGGCGCACGCGCCGTTCATCGCGTCGGCGTCGCCGGAGCTGCTCGGCCTCGAGTCGTTCTCCGACCTCGGCAAGCCGCGCGACCTCGGCAAGGTGTTCGATACGGTCGAATACGCGAAGTGGAAGTCGTTCCGCGACGCGGAAGATTCGCGCTACGTCGGCCTGACGCTGCCGCGCTTCCTCGGTCGCCTGCCGTTCAATCCGAAGGACGGCCAGACCGCGGAGAACTTCAACTTCGTCGAAGAGGTGGATGGCACCGATCACGACAAGTATCTGTGGTGCAACGCCGCATGGGCGTTCGCTGCGCGCCTGACGGCAGCGTTCGACGACTTCGGCTGGTGCGCGGCGATCCGCGGCGTCGAAGGCGGCGGCCTCGTCGAGGATCTGCCGACTCACACGTTCAAGACCGACGACGGCGAAGTCGCGCTGAAGTGCCCGACCGAAATCGCGATCACCGATCGCCGCGAGAAGGAACTGAGCGACCTCGGCTTCATCCCGCTCGTCCATTGCAAGAACTCAGATTACGCCGCGTTCTTCGCTGCGCAGTCGGTGCAGAAACCGAAGAAATACAGCACCGACAGCGCGAATGCGAACGCCGTCCTGTCTGCCCAGCTTCAGTACATCTTCTCGGTATCGCGTGTCGCGCACTACCTGAAGGCGATGATGCGGGACAAGATCGGCAGCTTCGCATCGGCCACGAACGTGGAGACTTTCCTCAACCGGTGGATTTCGCAGTACGTCCTGCTCGACGACAACGCCTCGCAGGAACAGAAAGCGCAATTCCCGCTGCGCGAGGCATCCATACAAGTGTCGGAGATTCCGGGCAAGCCGGGCTCGTATCGTTCGGTCGCGTTCCTGCGCCCGCACTTTCAGCTCGACGAACTCTCGATTTCTCTGCGACTTGTCGCTGATCTGCCCAAACCGGCAAATTCATAAGCGAGTAAAAATCGCCCGGGCGGGCCGCCTGGGTAGGACGTTAAAACCACCTCTTTGGGGAGTCGAAGGGCCATGTTACATATGCACTTGCAGTTTGGTAGTCCGGCGGTGAAGGGCGAATCCGCGGACAAGGACCATCAGGGCTGGATCGAACTGAAATCGTGGGATCACTCGATCGTTCAGCCGCGTTCGGCAACCGCATCGACCGCAGGCGGTCACACGATGACGCGTTGCGAGCACGGCGACATGATTTTCACGAAGGAAATCGATTCGTCGAGCCCGCTGCTGTACCAGCACGCTTCGGGCGGCACCACGTTCGACGAGGTGACGGTCCATTTCTCGCGCGCAGACGGTGAAGGCAAGCGCGTGCAGTATCTGGAAGTCAAGCTCAAGTACGTGATCATCTCGAGCATCGCGCCGAGCGTTCGCGAGGAAGGTCTGCCCCTCGAAACGTTCTCGCTGAAGTACGCAGCCGTGCAGTGGAAGCAAACCCAGCAGAAGATCGGCGGCAACCAGGGCGGCAACACGCAAGGCGCCTGGAGTCTGACGAAGAACGACAAGACCTACGCGGTCTAAGGTCGGTTGCGGCAACGGGGCGCGCGGCGTCCCGTTGCCGTTTTCGTTGCAAATACCGGCCAATGAAGCGATTCGAACCCAGTTTTCTCGACAAGCTGTTCGACGACGAACCGCACCTGCCGGCCTCGGCCGCGATGCGGCAATTGTCGCTGGACGAGCTCAAGAACACGGTCGCCCGCGACGTCGAGGCGATTCTCAACACGCGTATCGCGCACACCGAAAACGAGCTGGCCGCGCTGCCGGAATGCCAGAAATCGGTGCTGACCTACGGGCTGAACGATTTCGCGGGGCTGAGCCTCGCGAGCCACTACGACCGCGCGTTCATCTGCAAGTCGATCCAGCAGGCCATCGCGCGCCACGAGCCGCGCCTGCAGCAGGTGCAGGTGACGTTCGAGCTGAACGAGCAGGCCACCAACGCGCTCTATTTCGCGATCCAGGCGCTGCTCGTCGTGCATCCGGCCGAGGAGCCGGTCAGTTTCGACGCGATGCTGCAACCGTCGACGCTGCAGTATTCGGTCACGCGCGCACGCGCCGCAAGAATGCAGTAAATCAAGCCGCCGAGCGGGCCGGACCGCCCGGTGATGGTTCAGGGTCCGGCAGGAAATATTGAGGTTCGGGGTCGTCGATGGAAGAATTGCTGCCGTATTACGAGCGCGAATTATCGTTTTTGCGGCGCTATTCGCGAGATTTCGCCGAACGCTATCCGAAGATCGCGGCACGGCTCGCGTTGTCCGGCGAGCATTGCGAGGATCCGCACGTCGAGCGGATGATCGAGTCGTTCGCGCTGCTCGGCGCGCGCATCAACAAGAAGCTCGACGACGATTACCCCGAATTCACCGAAGCGCTGCTGGAAGTGCTGTATCCGCACTACCTGCGGCCGTTCCCGTCGTGCTCGATCGCGCAGTTCACGCCTGCATCGCCCGGCCAGCAGACCGAACCGGTCGTGATCGATCGCGGCACCGAGCTGAAGAGCCGTCCGATCCGCGGCGTGCAGTGCCGCTTCCGCACCGCCTACGACGTGACGCTCGCGCCGATCCGCATCTCGGAAGCGCGCTACACGCCGGTCGCGCTCGCGCCGAGCGCGACGGTGCTGCCGTCCAACGCGACGGGCGTGATCTCGATCACGTTCGAATCGCTCGCCGCGCAGCTCGATCTCGGCGCGCTGAAGCTGTCGACGTTGCGCGCGCACCTGCACGGCGAGCAGTCGTTCGTCGCCGCGCTGACCGACTGCCTGTTCGTCAACGTGCTCGGCGCGTACGTCGAGCCCGAACGCAACGGCCGCTGGACGCCGCTGCGCAAGCTGCCGATCGCGCAGGCCGGCTTCGCCGAGGACGACGCGCTGATCGACTACCCGGCGAAATCGCATCCCGCGTATCGCCTGCTCACCGAATACTTCGCGTTCCCCGACAAGTTCGATTTCGTCGATTTCGACCTCGCGGCGATTGCGCGCGCGTCGGGCCGCTGCCAGCGCGCGACGCTGCACCTCGTGCTGCAGGACGTGCGCAGCGATTCGCACGTCGCGCGGCTGCTCGAACTGCTGACGGCGAGCCATTTCCGGCTGTTCTGCACGCCGATCGTCAACCTGTTCCGCCAGCACGGCGAGCCGATCCGCATCACGCACCGCGCGGTGTCCTACCCGGTGATCGCGGAGGCGCGGCGCGCGTTCGCGTACGAGGTGTACTCGATCGACTCGGTGAAGCTCGTCAGGCAGCAGGCGCACGAAGAGTCGGTGATCGAGTTCCGGCCGTTCTATTCGCTGCATCACGGCGAAGCGGCGCGGATCGGCCATTACTGGTTCGCGCGCCGCAACGACTGGGTCGCGCAGAAGAGCCCCGGCTACGAAACCGAGATTTCGATCGTCGACATCGATTTCGAGCCGACCTCGCCGCAGACCGACACGCTGAGCCTCGACCTCACCTGCACGAACCGCGACCTGCCGGCGATGCTCGCGTTCGGCCTCGAAGGCGGCGACCTGTTCCAGGAAGGCGGCGCGCAGACGAGCGGCATCGCGCTGCTGCGCCGGCCGACGCAGAGCGTGCGCTTCGAGCGCGGCCGCGCCGCGCACTGGCGCCTCGTGTCGCATCTCGCGCTCAATCATGTATCGCTGGTCGCGCACGGCCTCGCGCCGCTGAAGGAAATGCTGACGCTGTACGACCTGCGGCGCACCGCCGTGTCGATGCGCCAGATCGACGGCCTGGTCGGCGTCGAGCAGCGCGGCGCCGTGCAGTGGCTGCCCGGCAAGCCGTTCGCGACCTTCGTGCGCGGCGTCGAGATCCGGCTGACGATCGACGAGGAGCATTTCGTCGGCGCGAGCCTTGCGTCGTTCGTGCGCGTGCTCGACAGCTTCTTCGGCCTGTATGTCCACCTCAACAGTTTCGTTCAACTAGTCGTCGTGTCGAAGCGCACCGGCGAGGAGATCATCCGATGCAAGCCCCGGACCGGCGAATCGATCCTGGCGTAGTCGACGCGCTGCTCGACGAGCCGCACCGCTTCGAGTTTTTCCAGGCGGTGCGCGTGCTCGAAGGGCTGTTCGCGCGACAGGCGTCGGACGCGCCCGGCGCATGGCGGCAGGGCGACGTCGTCGCGCAGCGCATCGAATTCCGCAACACGCTGTCGCTCGGTTTTCCGCCGAGCGAGATCGAAGGCGTGCGCTCGTTCGACGACGACGGCACGCTGCTCGACTCGGGCGAGCAGCGCGGCGCCGCGCTCGCGGCCGGCGAACTCGGCCACGTCGAGCTGACGCCCGCGTTCTTCGGGCTGCTCGGCGGGCAGGGCGCGCTGCCGCTGCATTACACCGAGCAGATCGTCGCGCGCGAGCACCTGCGGCGCGATCACGCGGCGCGCGCGTTCTTCGACGTGTTCTCGAACCGCGCGACCGCGCTGTTCTATGCGGCGTGGAAGAAATACCGGCTGCCGTTCCATTACGAGCTCGACCGTGACGAGCGCTACCTGCCGCTGTTGCTCGCAATCGCGGGGGTGCCGAGCGACGAGGTGCGCGACAGCCTCGCGGCCGGCGCGGGCGGCGTGCTCGACGAGGCCGTCGCCGGCTACGCGCTGGCCGCGCGGCACCGGCCGATGTCGGCCGCGTACCTGCAGCGCACGCTGTCCGACTATTTCCGCGTGCCGGTGAAGATCGATCAGTTCGTCGGCAAGTGGTACGACGTGCCGCCCGACCAGCTGAGCGTGCTCGGCGAGGTCAACGCGGTGCTCGGCGCAACCGCGCTGGTCGGCGAGCGCGTGTGGCAACGCGACATGCGCGCGCGGATCGTCGTCGGCCCGCTGTCCAAGCGCGACTACGAGGCGTTCCTGCCCGGCGGCGCGCAGGCCGTCGCGCTCGAACGGATGCTGACGCTGCTTGCCGGCGTCACGCTCGAATACGAGGTGAAGCTCGTGCTGAAGCGCACCGAGGTGGGCGCGAGCGTGCTCGGCGCGGGCTCGCGGCTCGGCTGGGACGCGTTCCTCTGCACGCGCGACGCGATCGTCGACCGTTCCGACGCACGCTACGAACTGCACGTGATTCACTGATTCCAAACGACAACAAACACGCAATCGAACCTGAGATCGACGCCATGAGCACGCCTCTGAAGACCCTGATCACGAAACTGAATCCGCTGTGCCGGCATGCGGCCGAGCGCGCGGCGAGCGCGTGCCTGGCGCGCGGGCATTACGAGGTCGATCTGGAGCACCTGTTCCTCGCGCTGCTCGAAGAGCCGGCGGGCGACCTGCCGCTCGCGCTGCGCGCGAGCCGCGTCGATCCGCATGCGCTGCGCGCCGATCTGGAGCGCGAGCTGACGCACCTGAAGACCGGCAACACGCGCACGCCGGTGTTTTCCGTGCACCTGATCGCGCTGTTCGAGCAGGCATGGCTGATCGCGTCGCTCGATTCGCAGCTCGGCCGCATCCGCTCGGGCCACCTGCTGCTCGCGCTGCTGACCGCGCCGGATCTCGCGCAGTTCGCGCAGCGGATGTCGTCGCAGTTCGCGGAAGTGAACGTGACGGACCTGAAGCACAAGTTCGACGAAATCGTGTCCGGGTCGAACGAGGCCGAGCCGCGCCAGGCCGATGTGGACGATGGTGGCGCGGCGCCGGCCGGCGACGGCGCGGCACCTGCGGCCGGCCCGTCGAAGACGCCCGCGCTCGACACGTACACGACCAACCTCACGCAGCGCGCGCGCGACGGCAAGATCGATCCGGTGATCGGGCGCGAAGCCGAGATTCGCCAGGCGATCGACATCCTGATGCGCCGCCGCCAGAACAACCCGATCATGACCGGCGAGGCCGGCGTCGGCAAAACGGCGGTCGTCGAAGGGCTCGCGCTGCGCATCGCGGCCGACGACGTGCCGCCGCCGCTGCGCGGTGTCGCGCTGCACGTGCTCGACATGGGGCTGCTGCAGGCCGGCGCGAGCGTGAAGGGCGAGTTCGAGAACCGCCTGAAGAGCGTGATCGACGAAGTGAAGAAGAGCGCGCACCCGATCATCCTGTTCATCGACGAAGCGCACACGATCATCGGCGCGGGCGGCCAGGCCGGCCAGAACGATGCGGCGAACCTGCTGAAGCCGGCGCTCGCGCGCGGCGAGCTGCGCACGATCGCCGCGACCACGTGGAGCGAATACAAGAAGTACTTCGAGAAGGACGCGGCGCTCGCGCGGCGCTTCCAGGTCGTGAAGGTCGAGGAGCCGAGCGAGCCGCTCGCGGCCGCGATGCTGCGCGGGATGTCCGGCCTGATGGAGAAGCACTTCAACGTGCGGATTCTCGACGATGCGATCACCGAGGCCGTGCGCCTGTCGCACCGCTACATCAGCGGCCGTCAGCTGCCCGACAAGGCGATCAGCGTGCTCGACACCGCCTGCGCGAAGGTTGCGCTCGCGCACAGCGCGACGCCGGCGGCGATCGACGACACGAAGAAGCGCATCGAGCGGATCGACGCGGAAATCGCGTCGCTGGAGCGCGAGGCGGCCGGCGGCGCGTCGCACGACGAACGGCTCGGCGAGCTGCGCGGCACGCGCGGGACGGCGCTCGAACAACTGGCGAAGGACGAGGCGCGCTACGAAGACGAGCGCGCGATCGTCGCCGAAATCACCGAACTGCGCGAAGCGCTCGACAAGGCGCGCGGCCCGTCCGAGGACGGCCAGCCGGTCGACGTGCAGGCGACCCGCGACAAGCTCGCCGAGCGCGTCGCGGCGCTGCATGCGCTGCAGGGCGGCGAGCCGATGGTGCCGCTGCAGGTGGACGGCCACGTCGTCGCCGAGATCGTCGCCGCGTGGACGGGCATTCCGCTCGGCCGGATGGTGAAGGACGAGATCGACACCGTGCTGAACCTGCAGCCGCTGCTCGGCGCGCGCGTGATCGGCCAGGACCACGCGCTCGACGCGATCGCGCAGCGCGTGCGCACCGCGACCGCGAACCTCGAGGATCCGAACAAGCCGCGCGGCGTGTTCATGTTCGTCGGGCCGTCGGGCGTCGGCAAGACCGAGACGGCGCTCGCGCTGGCCGACATCCTGTACGGCGGCGAGCGCAAGATGGTCACGATCAACATGAGCGAGTACCAGGAAGCGCACAGCGTGTCGGGCCTGAAGGGCTCGCCGCCGGGCTACGTCGGTTACGGCGAAGGCGGCGTGCTGACCGAGGCCGTGCGCCGCAACCCGTATTCGGTCGTGCTGCTCGACGAAGTCGAGAAGGCGCACCCCGACGTGCTCGAGATGTTCTTCCAGGTGTTCGACAAGGGCGCGATGGACGATGCGGAAGGGCGCGAGATCGACTTCCGCAACACGCTGATCATCCTGACGTCGAACGTCGGTTCGACCGCGGTGATGGCGGCGTGCCTGAACAAGCCCGCCGAAGAGCTGCCCGACCCGGACGCGCTCGCCGAGACGCTGCGCCCGCAGCTGTACAAGACGTTCAAGCCCGCGTTCCTCGGCCGGATGAAGGTCGTGCCGTACTATCCGATCTCCGACGACGTGCTCGCCGAGATCATCGAGCTGAAGCTCGAGCGGATCCGCCGCCGGATCGAGACGAACCACAAGGCCGCGTTCGAGTGGGACGAATCGCTCGTCGAGGCGGTGCTCGCGCGCTGCACCGAAGTCGATTCGGGCGCCCGCAACGTCGACCATATCCTGAACGGTACGCTGCTGCCGGAGATCGCGGGCCACGTGCTCGGCCGGATCGCCGACGGCGCGGCCATCGCGCGCATTACGGTGCGCGCGGACGAGGCCGGCGAATTCGCCTATACGGTCGAATGAGCCCCCGCGCGCGACATCTCATGCATCAACGGATTCACTGAACCATGCCGATCAATCTCCCCGAGCTGCTGACGCCGATCAGCGAATCGTCGCCCAGCGGCGACGACCTGCTGTTTTCGAACGAATTCGACGCGATCCAGGATGCGCGGCGCTACGACGACCCAACGCTCGACCAGGGCGAATGGGTGACCGAGATCAAGGAGGCCGACTGGGGCTTCGTCGTCGACCATGCGGGCGAACTGCTGCGCACGCGCACGAAGGACCTGCGGCTCGCGGTGTGGCTGACCGAGGCGCTCGCGCTCGAGGACGGCATCACCGGCCTCACCGAAGGCTATGCGCTGCTCGAGGGCCTGTGCCGCGAGTACTGGGACACCGTGCACCCGCTGCCCGAAGGCGATGACACCGAGTACCGGCTCGGCAACGTCGCGTGGCTCTCCGGCCGCACGGCCGAGCTGCTGCGCGCGGTGCCGATGACGGACGGCGCGTCGAATGCGTTCAGCACGCTCGACTGGGAAGTGGCGCAGCACGTTGCGCAGTCCATCAAGCGCGACCCCGAACACGCGGACGACATCGCGCGCGGCAAGCCGTCGATCGACCAGATCGATTCGTCGCGGCGCGTCACGTCGATCGCGTTCTACACGGCGCTGCTGGCGAACCTGAAGGCGTTCGAATTCGCGCTCGACGCGTTCGAGGAGCGGCTCGTCGAGCGCGCGGGCGATTTGGCGCCGAGCTTCCGGCAGGCGCGCGACGCGTTCGAGACCGTGTACCGGCTCGCCGAGCGCTTTGCGCGCGAGCAGGGCTATACGGGCAGCGCGCCGCACACGCAGGCGGCGCCGCCCGCGCAGCCCGAGCGTATCGAGCCGAGCTTCGGCGACCCGATCCAGATCGAGGAGACTCACGTGCAGTCGCAGACCGCTCCGCGTCCGCCGGTGACGCAGATGATCGCCGGCATCCAGAACCGCGCGCAGGCCGTCGACCAGTTGCGCGCGGTCGCACGTTATTTCCGTCAGACCGAGCCGCACAGCCCGGTCGCGTACCTTGCCGACAAGGCGGCCGAATGGGCCGACATGCCGCTGCACAAGTGGCTCGAGAGCGTCGTGAAGGACGACGGCTCGCTGTCGCATATTCGCGAGCTGCTGGGCGTGAGGCCGGACGAGCAGTCGTAAGCGATGGCCGGCTAACCTGAGAGCGCGTGCCCCGTCGGGTTCGCGGCAAACAACAAGATGGATATCGCATGAACGTGACCGAAATCGCACAGGCGATTCGGGGCGGCCTGATTCAGCAGGATCGCCTGCTGAAGACGGACATCCCGTCGTTGCCGAACAATGCGCTCGTGCCGCGCCGCGCCGTGACCTGTTCCGAACTGGGACGCGACTTCAGCGTGGCGCTCGATCTTGTGTCCACCGCGAGCGACGTCGAACTCAAGACGCTGATCGCGCAGCCGATCACGCTGTGGATCCAGCAGGCCGACAAGTCGTATCTGCCGATCAACGGGTATATCCATACGGCGCGCCGGCTCGGCGCCGACGGCAGCCTGTCGAGCTACCAGCTGTGCTTCGCGTCGTGGATGCATTTTCTGAAGTTCCGCAGCGACATGCGGTACTGGCAGGACAAGAGCGTCGACGCGATCCTCTCCGACGTGTTCGACGCGCATCCGCAGGCCAGGGGGCACTATCAGTTCGCGCTGTCCAAGCCGTTGCCGTCCCGCTCGTACTGTCGCCAGAGCGAAACCGACTGGAACTTCGTGCATCGCCTGATGGAAGACGAAGGGCTGTTCTGCTTCTGGCGACACAGCGAAGACGGGAAGGCGCACACGCTCGTCATCACCGACGATCTGCATGCGGTCGACGCGTTGCCGGAGAAAACCGTCCGGTTCGACCGCTCGGGAACGGGCACGGAGACCGCCGGTTTTACGCAATGGGCCGCGTCGCGGACGTTGCAGAGCACGCTGCACACGACGCGCACGTTCGATTACAAATCGCCGTCGTCGGCCGGCAATCCGAACGGCACGACGTTGCCGACCAAGGCCGGCCAGGGCGATCTGCCGGACCAGGCGGAAATCTACGAGTACACCGGCGCGTATACGTACGCAGGCCAGGACCGTGGCGAACATCTGTCGAAGATCCGGCTGGAGGAATGGGAGTCGCGCGCGAAGCGCTTCTTCGGCGTGGGCGGCGTGCGCGGGATCGACGCCGGGCGACGCTTCACGCTGGCGGATCACCCCGAGCACGACCGCGATTCGGCGCAAGACCGGGAGTTCGCGGCCCTGAAGGTGCTGCGCTACATCGAGAACAACCTGCCGATCTCGGACCACGAAGCGAATTTCCCGCACAGCCTGCAGGACCCACTGGCGCAGGCGAAGGCCGGTCACGGCGAAGCGGCTGCATTCGAGGTCGGTCATGACGACGGATCGGCAGGGTTCTATCTCGTCGAAGTCGAGGCGCAGCGTGCGAGCGTGCCGTATCGCAGCCCGTTCGAGCATCGCAAGCCGGAGATGCGGCTCGAGACGGCCGTCGTCGTCGGGCCGAAGGGCGAGGAGGTTTATACGGACGAGCTGAACCGGATCAAGGTCATGTTCGTCTGGGACCGGCAGAGCGAAGGCCGCGAAACCGCATCGTGCTGGGTGCGCGTCGTGCAGTCGGACAGCGGCGGCGGGTACGGCGGCGTGCATATTCCGCGGGTCGGCGAGGAAGTGATGATCGGCTATCTCGGCGGCGACTGTGACCGGCCGATCGTGATGCATCGCGTCTACAACGGAGCCGCCAGCCCGCAGTGGCACAGCGACGGGATCCTGTCGGGCTTCCGGTCGAAGGAGTACGCGGGATCGGGGCACAACGAGATGGTGCTCGACGACGCGACCGGGCAGAACCGTACGCGCCTGTTCAGCAGCAGCGCGAATTCGCTGCTTCATCTCGGCTATCTG
This genomic interval carries:
- a CDS encoding type VI secretion system Vgr family protein; translation: MNVTEIAQAIRGGLIQQDRLLKTDIPSLPNNALVPRRAVTCSELGRDFSVALDLVSTASDVELKTLIAQPITLWIQQADKSYLPINGYIHTARRLGADGSLSSYQLCFASWMHFLKFRSDMRYWQDKSVDAILSDVFDAHPQARGHYQFALSKPLPSRSYCRQSETDWNFVHRLMEDEGLFCFWRHSEDGKAHTLVITDDLHAVDALPEKTVRFDRSGTGTETAGFTQWAASRTLQSTLHTTRTFDYKSPSSAGNPNGTTLPTKAGQGDLPDQAEIYEYTGAYTYAGQDRGEHLSKIRLEEWESRAKRFFGVGGVRGIDAGRRFTLADHPEHDRDSAQDREFAALKVLRYIENNLPISDHEANFPHSLQDPLAQAKAGHGEAAAFEVGHDDGSAGFYLVEVEAQRASVPYRSPFEHRKPEMRLETAVVVGPKGEEVYTDELNRIKVMFVWDRQSEGRETASCWVRVVQSDSGGGYGGVHIPRVGEEVMIGYLGGDCDRPIVMHRVYNGAASPQWHSDGILSGFRSKEYAGSGHNEMVLDDATGQNRTRLFSSSANSLLHLGYLIEQNGNTRGAYLGSGFDLRTDAYGAVRAGQGMYVTTHPKQASSQPLDVNEAQQQLAGAGGLIESMSQVSESHQAENLGAGRDALKQFADATRNSVAGESSGGRTAGGGTGNANAFKEPVMLFASPAGIGMASQQSVHLSGDQQASIVSGQSTFITSGKSLVAGIRDRISLFAQNAGIKLFAGKGKVEIQAHADSIEMTAQKLVKLVSSTENVDVAAKREILLTSGGAYVRIKGGNIEIHAPGKIDFKGAQHEFSGPASMPYPLPAMPSGTCKQCVLNAHSGRESMVEAD
- the tssC gene encoding type VI secretion system contractile sheath large subunit, with protein sequence MNQQTAAAQASGAEYAAGTSLLDDIVEKSKVAKSDSEHARAKDLIGELVHQVLDGTVIVSDNLSATIDARVAELDRLISTQLSAVMHAPEFQRLESTWRGMDYLVKESNTGQTIKIKALHAPKRDLVRDFKGASEFDQSALFKKVYEEEFGTFGGSPFGALIGDYEISRQPEDMYFIEQMSHVAAAAHAPFIASASPELLGLESFSDLGKPRDLGKVFDTVEYAKWKSFRDAEDSRYVGLTLPRFLGRLPFNPKDGQTAENFNFVEEVDGTDHDKYLWCNAAWAFAARLTAAFDDFGWCAAIRGVEGGGLVEDLPTHTFKTDDGEVALKCPTEIAITDRREKELSDLGFIPLVHCKNSDYAAFFAAQSVQKPKKYSTDSANANAVLSAQLQYIFSVSRVAHYLKAMMRDKIGSFASATNVETFLNRWISQYVLLDDNASQEQKAQFPLREASIQVSEIPGKPGSYRSVAFLRPHFQLDELSISLRLVADLPKPANS
- the tssG gene encoding type VI secretion system baseplate subunit TssG, which codes for MQAPDRRIDPGVVDALLDEPHRFEFFQAVRVLEGLFARQASDAPGAWRQGDVVAQRIEFRNTLSLGFPPSEIEGVRSFDDDGTLLDSGEQRGAALAAGELGHVELTPAFFGLLGGQGALPLHYTEQIVAREHLRRDHAARAFFDVFSNRATALFYAAWKKYRLPFHYELDRDERYLPLLLAIAGVPSDEVRDSLAAGAGGVLDEAVAGYALAARHRPMSAAYLQRTLSDYFRVPVKIDQFVGKWYDVPPDQLSVLGEVNAVLGATALVGERVWQRDMRARIVVGPLSKRDYEAFLPGGAQAVALERMLTLLAGVTLEYEVKLVLKRTEVGASVLGAGSRLGWDAFLCTRDAIVDRSDARYELHVIH
- the tssE gene encoding type VI secretion system baseplate subunit TssE yields the protein MKRFEPSFLDKLFDDEPHLPASAAMRQLSLDELKNTVARDVEAILNTRIAHTENELAALPECQKSVLTYGLNDFAGLSLASHYDRAFICKSIQQAIARHEPRLQQVQVTFELNEQATNALYFAIQALLVVHPAEEPVSFDAMLQPSTLQYSVTRARAARMQ
- the tssA gene encoding type VI secretion system protein TssA, which gives rise to MPINLPELLTPISESSPSGDDLLFSNEFDAIQDARRYDDPTLDQGEWVTEIKEADWGFVVDHAGELLRTRTKDLRLAVWLTEALALEDGITGLTEGYALLEGLCREYWDTVHPLPEGDDTEYRLGNVAWLSGRTAELLRAVPMTDGASNAFSTLDWEVAQHVAQSIKRDPEHADDIARGKPSIDQIDSSRRVTSIAFYTALLANLKAFEFALDAFEERLVERAGDLAPSFRQARDAFETVYRLAERFAREQGYTGSAPHTQAAPPAQPERIEPSFGDPIQIEETHVQSQTAPRPPVTQMIAGIQNRAQAVDQLRAVARYFRQTEPHSPVAYLADKAAEWADMPLHKWLESVVKDDGSLSHIRELLGVRPDEQS
- the tssH gene encoding type VI secretion system ATPase TssH, which gives rise to MSTPLKTLITKLNPLCRHAAERAASACLARGHYEVDLEHLFLALLEEPAGDLPLALRASRVDPHALRADLERELTHLKTGNTRTPVFSVHLIALFEQAWLIASLDSQLGRIRSGHLLLALLTAPDLAQFAQRMSSQFAEVNVTDLKHKFDEIVSGSNEAEPRQADVDDGGAAPAGDGAAPAAGPSKTPALDTYTTNLTQRARDGKIDPVIGREAEIRQAIDILMRRRQNNPIMTGEAGVGKTAVVEGLALRIAADDVPPPLRGVALHVLDMGLLQAGASVKGEFENRLKSVIDEVKKSAHPIILFIDEAHTIIGAGGQAGQNDAANLLKPALARGELRTIAATTWSEYKKYFEKDAALARRFQVVKVEEPSEPLAAAMLRGMSGLMEKHFNVRILDDAITEAVRLSHRYISGRQLPDKAISVLDTACAKVALAHSATPAAIDDTKKRIERIDAEIASLEREAAGGASHDERLGELRGTRGTALEQLAKDEARYEDERAIVAEITELREALDKARGPSEDGQPVDVQATRDKLAERVAALHALQGGEPMVPLQVDGHVVAEIVAAWTGIPLGRMVKDEIDTVLNLQPLLGARVIGQDHALDAIAQRVRTATANLEDPNKPRGVFMFVGPSGVGKTETALALADILYGGERKMVTINMSEYQEAHSVSGLKGSPPGYVGYGEGGVLTEAVRRNPYSVVLLDEVEKAHPDVLEMFFQVFDKGAMDDAEGREIDFRNTLIILTSNVGSTAVMAACLNKPAEELPDPDALAETLRPQLYKTFKPAFLGRMKVVPYYPISDDVLAEIIELKLERIRRRIETNHKAAFEWDESLVEAVLARCTEVDSGARNVDHILNGTLLPEIAGHVLGRIADGAAIARITVRADEAGEFAYTVE
- the tssF gene encoding type VI secretion system baseplate subunit TssF translates to MEELLPYYERELSFLRRYSRDFAERYPKIAARLALSGEHCEDPHVERMIESFALLGARINKKLDDDYPEFTEALLEVLYPHYLRPFPSCSIAQFTPASPGQQTEPVVIDRGTELKSRPIRGVQCRFRTAYDVTLAPIRISEARYTPVALAPSATVLPSNATGVISITFESLAAQLDLGALKLSTLRAHLHGEQSFVAALTDCLFVNVLGAYVEPERNGRWTPLRKLPIAQAGFAEDDALIDYPAKSHPAYRLLTEYFAFPDKFDFVDFDLAAIARASGRCQRATLHLVLQDVRSDSHVARLLELLTASHFRLFCTPIVNLFRQHGEPIRITHRAVSYPVIAEARRAFAYEVYSIDSVKLVRQQAHEESVIEFRPFYSLHHGEAARIGHYWFARRNDWVAQKSPGYETEISIVDIDFEPTSPQTDTLSLDLTCTNRDLPAMLAFGLEGGDLFQEGGAQTSGIALLRRPTQSVRFERGRAAHWRLVSHLALNHVSLVAHGLAPLKEMLTLYDLRRTAVSMRQIDGLVGVEQRGAVQWLPGKPFATFVRGVEIRLTIDEEHFVGASLASFVRVLDSFFGLYVHLNSFVQLVVVSKRTGEEIIRCKPRTGESILA
- a CDS encoding Hcp family type VI secretion system effector; protein product: MLHMHLQFGSPAVKGESADKDHQGWIELKSWDHSIVQPRSATASTAGGHTMTRCEHGDMIFTKEIDSSSPLLYQHASGGTTFDEVTVHFSRADGEGKRVQYLEVKLKYVIISSIAPSVREEGLPLETFSLKYAAVQWKQTQQKIGGNQGGNTQGAWSLTKNDKTYAV